Genomic DNA from Thermodesulfobacteriota bacterium:
TTCAGCCTGGAAGTCCTCCTCGGCGATTTCTCCGCGGCGACGTTCGCCCCGATCGTCGTCTCGTCCGTCGTCTCGACGATCGTCATGCGGGAGCTGCTGGGAAACGTCCTGGTGTTCGAGGTGCCCCGCTACATCCTCGGAAGCGGGGAGGCGGTCCTGCTGAGCGTCCCGCTCGGGATCGTCTGCGGCCTTGCGGCGGTCCTCTTCATGCGGATGCTCGAATCCTCGGAGAAGATGTTCTCGTCGCTTCGGGCGCCCCTCTGGCTGAAGCCGGCGCTCGGAGGCGCCCTGACGGGCTTCATCGCGGTCTTCTTCCCCAACGTCCTCGGGACGGATACCGCCACCGTGGACGAGGCCCTCTGGGGATACATCCCCTGGGCGCTGCTGCTGCTGATCGCCTTCCTGAAAATCCTGGCGACTTCCCTTTCCCTGGGCTCCGGCGGCTCGGGCGGCGTCCTGGGGCCCTGCGTCTTCATCGGCGCGGTGACGGGAGCGAGCATAGGGAGCGTGGCCAGCCCGCTGTTCCCGGACCCGTTCGCCCTGCCCTCCGGATGCGCCCTGATCGGGATGGCGTCGTTCCTCGCCCCCGTCATCGGCGGGCCGATGACGTCGATCCTGATCGTGTTCGAAATGGCCGGCAACTACCGGATCATCCTCCCGCTGCTCACGGCCGTCGTCATCTCGATGGGCGTCGCCCACCAGTTCTCGCGCCACTCCCTCTATACCTACAAGCTGCACAAGATGGGCGTCGACCTGGTGGCGGGAAGGGAGGAGAGCGTCCTGCGGCGCCTCCTGGTCCGGGACGTGATGCGGAGGGAGTTCGATCCGGTCGATCCCGCGGCCCCCTTCGGAGAGGTCGCCGCCGCTTTCTTCGGGAGCCGGATCGACCACCTCTACCTTACCGGGGATCGGGGAGAGCTCCGTGGGGTGATCGCCTTC
This window encodes:
- a CDS encoding chloride channel protein is translated as MSDDVDPRVPGRAGTRLQEASAWGRRQVYRLLERFRIGDQVFHILMATVIGALSGLGGVLFIKAIHFFEGIFFGKVFQAMGRPRELVFLIPMFGGLLIGPLIQRYPKEAKGDGVPSAMETIALHGGILSPRTVGLRTVTSAVTIGSGGSVGREAPIAQIGAAIGSAVGQFLKVSASRMRSFVACGAAGGIAAVFNAPIGGVFFSLEVLLGDFSAATFAPIVVSSVVSTIVMRELLGNVLVFEVPRYILGSGEAVLLSVPLGIVCGLAAVLFMRMLESSEKMFSSLRAPLWLKPALGGALTGFIAVFFPNVLGTDTATVDEALWGYIPWALLLLIAFLKILATSLSLGSGGSGGVLGPCVFIGAVTGASIGSVASPLFPDPFALPSGCALIGMASFLAPVIGGPMTSILIVFEMAGNYRIILPLLTAVVISMGVAHQFSRHSLYTYKLHKMGVDLVAGREESVLRRLLVRDVMRREFDPVDPAAPFGEVAAAFFGSRIDHLYLTGDRGELRGVIAFTDLRPHLKDQEKWPGIRATDVATPDPVAVMPGETLLDALNKFAYRNAVQLPVVSDPHERKMIGVIRRSDVLNAYQKSLSPFQEPESPA